CGAATCAGTAAGTAAAGCGATTGAATCAGCAAAAAAAGGCAAGCCATCTGTATTTAATCGCCTGTTTAAGGGGTGGTTATCTCCTCCTGAATCGCAAGATTGGGTAGTAGATGCACAATGGGAAAAAATGCAGCAAGAGCCTGCCAGTGCACGCTTTTTATTGTATTTAATCTGTATCGCTTTTATTGCACTTGTTGTTTGGGCAGGCTTTGCTCAGCTTGATGAAGTCGCTCGGGGAGAAGGGCGAGTGATCCCATCAAATAAACTTCAGCTTGTGCAATCGTACGATGGCGGCATGGTTGAAAAAATAAACATACGAGAAGGTCAAATAGTTGATGAAGGTGATGTATTAATAAAAATTGACCCTACTCGGTTTATCTCAAGCTTTAGAGAAAACCAATCAAAAGTACAGTCACTCACAGCAAAGGTAGCTAGGCTGCAGGCACTCACCCGAAAACAAGATTTAGTCTTCCCGGACGAACTCGTTACAGAAGTGCCAGAGGCGGTTGCTCATGAGCGCTCAATATACTTAAGTAACCGCCAAGAGCTAGAGCAACAAGTTGCTATTCATAAGCGTCAACTTGAACAGCGAAGACAGGATCACATCGAAGCCAAAGCGGCACTGCAACAACATACAAGCGCACTTAGGCTGACCAATCGCGAGCTAAAAGTAACGCGTCCATTGTTAAGAACCGGTGCGGTATCTGATATAGATATAATTAGATTAGAG
The sequence above is drawn from the Pseudoalteromonas espejiana DSM 9414 genome and encodes:
- a CDS encoding HlyD family type I secretion periplasmic adaptor subunit, whose amino-acid sequence is MSDNKKPIEQRSFESVSKAIESAKKGKPSVFNRLFKGWLSPPESQDWVVDAQWEKMQQEPASARFLLYLICIAFIALVVWAGFAQLDEVARGEGRVIPSNKLQLVQSYDGGMVEKINIREGQIVDEGDVLIKIDPTRFISSFRENQSKVQSLTAKVARLQALTRKQDLVFPDELVTEVPEAVAHERSIYLSNRQELEQQVAIHKRQLEQRRQDHIEAKAALQQHTSALRLTNRELKVTRPLLRTGAVSDIDIIRLEREIVDLNGEINRTKAVINRSLSAINEAKNKVTEVELAMINRWNNELSEALLRLESIKETESGLADKVTQTEIKSPVKGTVQRLLVNTVGGILQPGSDVLEIVPLDDQLIVEAKIPPKDIAFLRPGQPAMIKFSAYDFAVYGGLEAEVLHISADTITDDRDNTFYLVQLKTTKNNFSDELTIIPGMTTQVDIITGKKTVLEYLLKPVLRATSQAMTER